A region of Pyxidicoccus parkwaysis DNA encodes the following proteins:
- a CDS encoding TAXI family TRAP transporter solute-binding subunit, which produces MKTDLLKGQLRRTLRRDLWLTLGPAAVLIGLAFAVTFYFVKPAPPKTIVIATPQDEGGFRYFARKYAAILARDGITLEVRPTKGSLTSIEQLTDEHSGVDVAFVQSGIVGAEKAANVVSLGALSYVPLWVFYRGEPIEDVRGLHGRRISVGPAESGTRSLALTVLKANKVDAAPTELIDLGREESIEQLKQEKLDAVFLVSTADSPLIQKLAAVPGIHMLSFSRADAYTRRFTYLTRHVLPRGVFDLAADVPAQDVTLVAPTANLVAKDSLHPALAYLLLRAASEVHGSAGMLDKTGEFPAPMETGFPLSGEAKRYYQSGVPLLQRYLPFWAANLVDRLWVMLVPIIAVVVPLGRAVPALFLWRVRSRIVRWYARLKEIELQLDENPGREALGEMLRRLDEAEREVNRIPMPLSYSENLYYFREHIEVVRRRLLRRLADAPSTVEQGVTAVG; this is translated from the coding sequence ATGAAGACGGACCTCCTCAAGGGCCAGCTCCGGCGCACCCTGCGCCGGGACTTGTGGCTCACCCTGGGCCCCGCGGCGGTGCTCATCGGCCTCGCGTTCGCGGTGACGTTCTATTTCGTCAAGCCCGCGCCCCCGAAGACCATCGTCATCGCGACGCCGCAGGACGAGGGCGGCTTCCGGTACTTCGCGCGCAAGTACGCGGCCATCCTCGCCCGGGACGGCATCACCCTGGAGGTGCGCCCGACGAAGGGCTCCCTCACCAGCATCGAGCAGCTCACCGACGAGCACTCCGGGGTGGACGTCGCCTTCGTGCAGAGCGGCATCGTCGGCGCGGAGAAGGCCGCCAACGTCGTCTCGCTGGGCGCCCTGTCCTACGTGCCGCTCTGGGTGTTCTACCGGGGCGAGCCGATTGAAGACGTGCGCGGGCTGCACGGCCGGCGCATCTCCGTGGGCCCGGCGGAGAGCGGGACGCGCTCGCTGGCCCTGACGGTACTCAAGGCCAACAAGGTGGACGCGGCCCCCACCGAGCTCATCGACCTCGGCCGCGAGGAGTCCATCGAGCAGCTCAAGCAGGAGAAGCTCGACGCGGTGTTCCTCGTGTCCACCGCGGATTCGCCCCTCATCCAGAAGTTGGCGGCGGTGCCGGGCATCCACATGCTCAGCTTCTCCCGCGCGGACGCCTACACCCGCCGCTTCACGTACCTCACCCGGCACGTGCTGCCCCGCGGCGTGTTCGACCTCGCCGCGGACGTGCCCGCCCAGGACGTGACGCTGGTGGCCCCCACCGCCAACCTCGTGGCGAAGGACTCGCTGCACCCCGCGCTCGCGTACCTGCTGCTGCGCGCCGCCAGCGAGGTCCACGGCAGCGCCGGCATGCTGGACAAGACGGGCGAGTTCCCCGCGCCCATGGAGACGGGCTTTCCGCTCAGCGGCGAGGCGAAGCGCTACTACCAGTCCGGGGTGCCGCTCCTGCAGCGCTACCTGCCGTTCTGGGCCGCCAACCTGGTGGACCGCCTCTGGGTGATGCTGGTGCCCATCATCGCCGTGGTGGTGCCGCTCGGACGCGCGGTGCCGGCGCTGTTCCTCTGGCGGGTGCGCTCACGCATCGTCCGCTGGTACGCGCGCCTGAAGGAAATCGAGCTCCAACTGGATGAGAACCCGGGACGCGAGGCGCTGGGAGAGATGCTGCGCCGGCTGGACGAGGCGGAGCGCGAGGTCAACCGCATCCCCATGCCGCTGTCCTACTCGGAGAACCTCTACTACTTCCGCGAGCACATCGAAGTCGTGCGCCGCCGGCTGCTGCGCCGGCTGGCGGATGCCCCTTCCACCGTGGAGCAGGGCGTGACGGCGGTGGGCTGA
- a CDS encoding inorganic phosphate transporter encodes MLLTAVVLIVAVALVFDFINGFHDAANSIATVVSTRVLSPNLAVAWAAFFNFIAAFAGGVHVANTMGKGIINFEMLRAEGSAAVLAVIFSALMGAIAWNLLTWWWGLPSSSSHALAGGMIGATLPVLGFKGLVGSGIAKIASFIVLSPLIGMVLGVALMMASTWSVHKQTPLRVDAWFRRLQLVSSGIFSFSHGTNDAQKVMGIIAVVLFGTIWKDRPFHIDWWMIISCHAAIAMGTFFGGWRIVRTMGHSLTKLAPIGGFSAETGGGVTIIALAHLGIPVSTTHTITGAIVGVGSTKGWRAVKWGVAGRIIWAWVFTIPASALMAVIVYGLTQAVVRLVG; translated from the coding sequence ATGCTACTCACCGCCGTCGTCCTCATCGTCGCAGTCGCCCTGGTCTTCGACTTCATCAACGGCTTCCACGACGCGGCGAACTCCATCGCCACCGTGGTGTCCACGCGCGTGCTGTCACCCAACCTGGCGGTGGCCTGGGCCGCGTTCTTCAACTTCATCGCGGCGTTCGCTGGTGGCGTGCACGTGGCGAACACCATGGGCAAGGGCATCATCAACTTCGAGATGCTGCGCGCCGAGGGCTCGGCCGCGGTGCTCGCCGTCATCTTCTCCGCACTCATGGGCGCGATTGCCTGGAACCTGCTGACGTGGTGGTGGGGCCTGCCGTCTTCGTCCTCTCATGCGCTGGCGGGAGGAATGATTGGGGCCACGCTGCCGGTGCTCGGCTTCAAGGGGCTGGTGGGCTCGGGCATCGCGAAGATTGCGTCCTTCATCGTGCTGTCGCCGCTCATCGGCATGGTGCTGGGCGTGGCGCTGATGATGGCGAGCACGTGGTCGGTGCATAAACAGACGCCCCTGCGCGTGGACGCGTGGTTCCGCCGGTTGCAGCTGGTGTCGTCCGGCATCTTCTCGTTCAGCCACGGCACCAATGACGCGCAGAAGGTGATGGGCATCATCGCGGTGGTGCTGTTCGGCACCATCTGGAAGGACCGGCCGTTCCACATCGACTGGTGGATGATCATCTCCTGTCACGCGGCCATCGCCATGGGCACCTTCTTCGGCGGCTGGCGGATTGTGCGCACCATGGGGCACAGCCTCACCAAGCTGGCGCCGATTGGCGGCTTCAGCGCGGAGACGGGCGGCGGCGTCACCATCATCGCGCTGGCGCACCTGGGCATCCCCGTGTCCACCACGCACACGATTACGGGCGCGATTGTGGGCGTGGGCTCCACCAAGGGCTGGCGCGCCGTGAAGTGGGGCGTGGCGGGCCGCATCATCTGGGCCTGGGTGTTCACCATCCCCGCCTCCGCGCTCATGGCGGTGATTGTGTACGGGCTCACCCAGGCAGTCGTGCGGCTGGTGGGCTGA
- the thrA gene encoding bifunctional aspartate kinase/homoserine dehydrogenase I: MRVMKFGGTSVGGAQQMRRVVDLAAAARQETRVMLVASAVSGITNLLIDAARVAQERGPVDALSARFEDTHAAISRELAGELGPARQKPLEEGLAALASELRGLLQGVGLLRECSPSVLAHLSGLGERAACLILEALLEARGLAPKSVDPREVLICSGDPLQATPMMDEIRSRFAPLRESGGPGLMLMPGFFGGDGKGKTLSLGRGGSDYSAALAAAALDAELLEIWTDVDGIFSADPRMVPEAFPLPEVSFEEAMELAYFGAKVLHPKTISPARERGIPVRVCNSFRPEHPGTRVTDAAAPPQHPVRGLSFLRDIALINIAGAGLKGVPGTAARVFEAMAHAGISVVLITQGSSECSISFCVQHAEAERAVKALEVAFEVEREAGKVDAIERTGGLAILSIVGDGMRHRVGVAGTFFSALADVGCSIAAIAQGSSERSISAVISETDGPRAMAHVHGRCFGTTEVVELLVAGVGSVGGELLRQVRQQAPKLRAHGVDLRVCAIANSRHCVASSEGIPLEGWEEKLAAGGGGPALDTFRDWARAKRPGRPIFVDCTSSEDVALAYPSLMEAGLHVVTANKKANAGRWSHWRTLRQTASRHQRRFLYETNVGAALPVIDTLKNMVRTGDTVLRIEGILSGSLSFILGLVEEGVPLSQAVGTAMERRFTEPDPRDDLQGTDVARKVLILARELGRNVELEGVKLESLLPADFDASGPLEAFLARLPKVDESFQRRAEALRKEGKVLRYVGSVTEAGCSVGLVPVPLEHPLAAVKGGENALSFLSERYSPTPLVIRGYGAGAAVTAAGVLADVLRLVEGPLP; encoded by the coding sequence ATGCGCGTGATGAAATTCGGTGGCACCAGCGTGGGCGGCGCGCAGCAGATGCGCCGCGTGGTGGACCTGGCTGCCGCCGCGCGCCAGGAGACGCGCGTCATGCTGGTGGCCTCGGCCGTGTCCGGCATCACCAACCTCCTCATCGACGCCGCGAGGGTGGCCCAGGAGCGCGGCCCCGTGGACGCGCTGAGCGCCCGCTTCGAGGACACCCACGCCGCAATCTCTCGCGAGCTTGCGGGCGAGCTGGGCCCCGCCCGCCAGAAGCCTCTCGAAGAAGGGCTCGCCGCGCTCGCCTCGGAATTGCGCGGCCTGCTCCAGGGCGTGGGGCTGTTGCGCGAGTGCTCTCCCTCCGTGCTCGCGCACCTGTCGGGGCTCGGTGAGCGCGCCGCATGCCTGATTCTCGAGGCGCTGCTAGAAGCGCGGGGCCTCGCCCCCAAGTCGGTGGACCCGCGCGAGGTGCTCATCTGCTCGGGAGACCCGCTGCAGGCCACGCCGATGATGGACGAGATTCGCTCGCGCTTCGCACCGCTTCGCGAGAGCGGCGGCCCGGGGCTGATGCTGATGCCGGGCTTCTTCGGCGGCGACGGCAAGGGCAAGACGCTGTCGCTGGGGCGCGGGGGCTCGGACTACTCGGCGGCGCTGGCGGCGGCGGCGCTGGACGCGGAGCTGCTCGAAATCTGGACGGACGTGGACGGCATCTTCAGCGCGGACCCGCGCATGGTGCCCGAGGCCTTCCCGCTCCCGGAAGTCAGCTTCGAGGAGGCCATGGAATTGGCCTACTTCGGCGCGAAGGTGCTCCACCCGAAGACCATCTCCCCGGCGCGCGAGCGAGGTATCCCCGTGCGCGTCTGCAACAGCTTCCGCCCCGAGCACCCCGGCACGCGCGTGACGGACGCCGCCGCGCCGCCGCAGCACCCGGTGCGTGGCCTGTCGTTCCTGCGCGACATCGCCCTCATCAACATCGCCGGCGCGGGCCTCAAGGGCGTCCCCGGCACCGCCGCTCGCGTCTTCGAGGCCATGGCCCACGCCGGCATCTCCGTGGTGCTCATCACCCAGGGCTCCAGCGAGTGCTCCATCAGCTTCTGCGTCCAGCATGCCGAGGCCGAGCGCGCGGTGAAGGCGCTCGAGGTGGCCTTCGAGGTGGAGCGCGAGGCCGGCAAGGTGGACGCGATTGAGCGCACCGGCGGGCTCGCGATTCTGAGCATCGTCGGCGACGGCATGCGCCACCGCGTGGGCGTGGCGGGCACGTTCTTCAGCGCGCTCGCCGACGTGGGGTGCAGCATCGCCGCGATTGCACAGGGCTCCAGCGAGCGCAGCATCTCCGCCGTCATCTCCGAGACGGACGGCCCGCGCGCCATGGCCCACGTGCACGGCCGCTGCTTCGGCACCACGGAGGTGGTGGAGTTGCTGGTGGCCGGCGTGGGCAGCGTGGGCGGCGAATTGCTGCGGCAGGTGCGTCAGCAGGCCCCCAAGCTGCGCGCGCACGGCGTGGACCTGCGCGTGTGCGCCATCGCCAACAGCCGGCACTGCGTGGCCTCCAGCGAGGGAATCCCCCTGGAGGGCTGGGAGGAGAAGCTCGCGGCGGGCGGAGGCGGCCCCGCGCTGGACACCTTCCGCGACTGGGCCCGCGCCAAGCGCCCCGGCCGCCCCATCTTCGTGGACTGCACCAGCAGCGAGGACGTGGCGCTCGCCTATCCGTCGCTCATGGAGGCCGGCCTCCACGTGGTGACGGCCAACAAGAAGGCCAACGCCGGCCGGTGGAGCCACTGGCGCACGCTGCGCCAGACGGCCTCGCGGCACCAGCGCCGCTTCCTCTACGAGACGAACGTCGGCGCGGCCCTGCCCGTCATCGACACGTTGAAGAACATGGTGCGCACGGGCGACACGGTGCTGCGCATCGAAGGCATCCTCTCCGGCTCGCTGTCCTTCATCCTCGGGCTCGTCGAGGAGGGCGTGCCGCTGTCCCAGGCCGTGGGCACCGCCATGGAGCGGCGCTTCACCGAGCCGGACCCGCGTGATGATTTGCAGGGCACGGACGTGGCGCGCAAGGTGCTCATCCTCGCGCGTGAGTTGGGACGCAACGTGGAGTTGGAGGGCGTGAAGCTGGAGTCGCTCCTCCCCGCGGACTTCGACGCGTCCGGCCCGCTGGAGGCGTTCCTCGCGCGGCTGCCCAAAGTGGACGAGTCCTTCCAGCGCCGCGCGGAGGCCCTGCGCAAGGAGGGCAAGGTGCTGCGCTACGTGGGCAGCGTCACCGAGGCGGGGTGCTCGGTGGGACTGGTGCCCGTGCCGCTGGAGCACCCGCTGGCGGCGGTGAAGGGCGGAGAGAATGCGCTCAGCTTCCTGTCCGAGCGCTACAGCCCCACGCCGCTGGTGATTCGCGGCTACGGCGCGGGCGCGGCGGTGACGGCGGCCGGCGTGCTCGCGGACGTGCTCCGGTTGGTGGAGGGGCCGCTGCCCTGA
- a CDS encoding LysR family transcriptional regulator, with protein MLLFVEVVATGGITAAAERLGLRKSTVSRRLAALEERLGIRLLERNTRRLRLTEAGRDYHAHCARLVAEAREVNRAVSESRGTPQGTLRLATLSLLGELLTPLIAELLLRQPRMRVEVSLAEAHVDLIAEEYDLALRTGPLADSTLMARRLGRLRTGYYASPSYLSRHGTPRTADELQGHECVLLAEPGTDEVWFFGEGRRARTVPVAGRLRVPSVRAGQAAARAGLGVVRLPASLVVDDVRAGLLVPVLEDVTPPGIPIFAVYPSSRQLPPKVRAFLTLLSERSASLPWEPEV; from the coding sequence ATGCTGCTCTTCGTCGAAGTCGTCGCGACGGGCGGCATCACCGCCGCCGCCGAACGGCTGGGCCTGCGCAAGTCCACGGTGAGCCGTCGCCTCGCCGCGCTGGAGGAGCGGCTGGGCATCCGCCTGCTTGAGCGCAACACGCGCAGGCTGCGCCTCACCGAGGCGGGCCGCGACTACCACGCCCACTGCGCGCGGCTCGTCGCCGAGGCCCGTGAGGTCAACCGCGCGGTGAGCGAGTCGCGCGGCACGCCCCAGGGCACGTTGCGCCTCGCCACCCTGTCGCTGCTCGGCGAATTGCTCACGCCGCTCATCGCCGAATTGCTCCTGCGCCAGCCGCGCATGCGCGTGGAGGTGTCCCTCGCCGAGGCGCACGTGGACCTCATCGCCGAGGAATACGATTTGGCCCTGCGCACCGGGCCGCTCGCGGACTCCACGCTGATGGCCCGCCGGCTGGGGCGCCTGCGCACGGGCTACTACGCCAGTCCCTCGTACCTGAGCCGCCACGGCACACCCCGTACAGCGGATGAACTGCAGGGCCACGAGTGCGTCCTGCTCGCGGAGCCGGGCACGGACGAGGTGTGGTTCTTCGGCGAGGGCCGGCGCGCGAGGACGGTGCCGGTGGCGGGCCGGCTGCGCGTGCCCAGCGTGCGCGCCGGACAGGCCGCCGCGAGAGCGGGCCTGGGCGTGGTGCGACTGCCGGCGTCGCTCGTCGTGGACGACGTGCGCGCGGGGCTGCTCGTTCCGGTGCTGGAGGACGTGACGCCGCCGGGCATCCCCATCTTCGCCGTCTATCCCAGCAGCCGGCAGCTGCCGCCCAAGGTGCGCGCCTTCCTGACGCTGCTGTCCGAGCGCAGCGCCTCGCTCCCCTGGGAGCCCGAGGTGTAG
- the trxA gene encoding thioredoxin, with the protein MAGNVIEMGDADFRREVLEAQEPVVVDFTAAWCPPCRIIAPMLDALATEWRGRMKFTKISTDDHMDTAQQYGIRAMPTLLVFRDGKVVKQLVGAMPRKRLEEELRPFLAEVSLDATF; encoded by the coding sequence ATGGCGGGGAATGTCATCGAGATGGGAGACGCGGACTTCCGGCGCGAGGTGCTCGAAGCGCAGGAGCCGGTGGTGGTGGACTTCACGGCCGCGTGGTGCCCGCCGTGCCGCATCATCGCGCCCATGCTGGACGCGCTCGCCACCGAGTGGCGGGGCCGGATGAAGTTCACCAAGATTTCCACCGACGACCACATGGACACGGCGCAGCAGTACGGCATCCGCGCCATGCCCACGCTGCTCGTCTTCCGGGACGGCAAGGTGGTGAAGCAGCTCGTGGGGGCCATGCCGCGCAAGCGGCTGGAAGAGGAGCTGCGCCCGTTCCTCGCCGAGGTCAGCCTCGACGCGACGTTCTGA
- a CDS encoding DUF3160 domain-containing protein, whose product MRSFRTVLLLAACVLAGCATHLQEVPKSTPELSGPLTPDAARVLRANNVVISTGSTIPSFHLGYSGLFKAHAPMYFTTDSLLHALHSSYDAILSTVENHSLSPELGTLLTGLREGLARNTGGSPEARAELDFLLTVAESLLQGKVAAPVAGARQQEVAAWFNAAAAEGPCDGTRGGSGTPPPRPSAESRLYGPWPLKSIAQLDLSMLRPRGHYAQSPDLCRYFQATMWLGRAELRIARATETGWEVNRLALETVLLLDSLLTERTEEAWRRIDETTRTFVGPADSLSFPGLRRAAQAHGMKSVSTLGQLTDDVLIATLQPEAAQRIASGLRKTQVPGIDFLVLGQRYVFDSEVLSSVSYGALQAKRMMPSALDVGWAALRNPVALALLKPELERYHYRDALDAVARRGDEAGPERWQGSLNHLWLNALRGLSPDSKRDAHLPAVMRSEAWGRRLLNSQLSSWAELRHDTLLYAKHTVTLFALCEYPAAYVDPYPDFYRAVEKLAAQGGALAERLPMGDAEAQKRLVNYFERLGEVSFILREIAEREQQGQEMTAEQLDFMNHAVSFNGKEVGCDGSEHWEPGGWYADLYFNTGEVLTHRAVVADVHTQPTDEAGGAVGKVLHVGTGMPRLMTVTLDTGSGPRTYQGFVSTYLEETTRDFQRLNDEEWEHTLGARQDVPWMRDLIAP is encoded by the coding sequence ATGCGCTCGTTCCGCACCGTCCTGCTCCTCGCCGCGTGTGTCCTCGCCGGCTGCGCCACGCACCTCCAGGAGGTCCCCAAGTCCACTCCGGAGCTGAGCGGACCGCTGACGCCCGATGCCGCTCGCGTCCTGCGCGCGAACAACGTGGTCATCTCGACCGGGTCCACAATCCCGAGCTTCCACCTGGGCTACTCGGGGCTCTTCAAGGCGCACGCCCCGATGTACTTCACGACGGACAGCCTGCTCCATGCCCTGCACAGCTCGTATGACGCCATCCTGAGCACCGTCGAGAACCACTCGCTCTCCCCGGAGTTGGGCACGCTGTTGACCGGGCTCCGCGAGGGGCTCGCGCGAAACACCGGAGGCTCTCCCGAGGCCCGGGCGGAGCTGGACTTCCTGCTCACCGTCGCGGAGAGCCTCCTCCAGGGCAAGGTGGCCGCTCCCGTTGCCGGAGCCCGCCAGCAGGAGGTCGCGGCCTGGTTCAACGCGGCCGCCGCGGAGGGTCCCTGCGATGGAACGCGGGGAGGCTCGGGGACGCCTCCCCCACGTCCCTCCGCCGAGAGCCGGCTGTATGGCCCGTGGCCCCTGAAGAGCATCGCGCAGCTGGACCTCTCCATGCTGCGGCCCCGGGGCCACTACGCTCAATCCCCCGACCTGTGCCGGTACTTCCAGGCGACGATGTGGCTCGGACGCGCGGAGCTGAGAATCGCGCGTGCCACGGAGACGGGATGGGAGGTGAACCGCCTGGCCCTGGAGACCGTGCTGCTCCTCGACTCACTCCTCACCGAGCGCACCGAGGAGGCCTGGCGGCGAATCGACGAGACGACCCGCACCTTCGTGGGGCCCGCGGACTCCCTCTCCTTCCCGGGCCTGAGGCGGGCGGCCCAGGCGCATGGCATGAAGAGCGTCTCCACGCTCGGGCAGCTCACTGACGACGTGCTCATCGCCACGCTCCAGCCGGAGGCGGCCCAGCGCATCGCCAGCGGCCTCCGGAAGACGCAGGTGCCCGGCATCGACTTCCTCGTCCTCGGCCAGCGCTATGTCTTCGACAGCGAGGTCCTCTCCTCGGTGAGCTACGGCGCGCTCCAGGCGAAGCGCATGATGCCCAGCGCGCTCGACGTCGGCTGGGCCGCCCTGCGCAACCCCGTGGCGCTGGCCCTGCTGAAGCCGGAGCTGGAGCGCTACCACTACCGCGACGCGCTCGACGCGGTGGCCCGGCGCGGGGACGAGGCGGGCCCGGAGCGCTGGCAGGGCAGCCTGAACCACCTGTGGCTGAACGCGCTGCGCGGCCTCTCACCCGACAGCAAGCGGGACGCACACCTGCCGGCGGTGATGCGCTCGGAAGCGTGGGGACGCCGGCTGTTGAACAGCCAGCTCTCCTCGTGGGCGGAGCTGCGCCACGACACGCTGCTCTACGCCAAGCACACCGTCACCCTGTTTGCCCTCTGTGAGTACCCGGCCGCGTACGTGGACCCCTACCCCGACTTCTACCGGGCCGTGGAGAAGCTCGCGGCGCAGGGCGGTGCGCTCGCCGAGCGGCTCCCCATGGGGGACGCGGAGGCCCAGAAGCGGTTGGTCAATTACTTCGAGCGGCTGGGCGAGGTGTCCTTCATCCTCCGCGAAATCGCCGAGCGGGAGCAGCAGGGGCAGGAGATGACGGCCGAGCAGCTCGACTTCATGAACCACGCCGTCTCCTTCAACGGCAAGGAGGTGGGCTGCGACGGCTCGGAGCATTGGGAGCCGGGCGGATGGTACGCGGACCTCTACTTCAACACCGGCGAAGTGCTCACGCACAGAGCCGTCGTCGCGGATGTGCACACGCAGCCCACCGATGAAGCGGGCGGAGCGGTGGGGAAGGTGCTGCACGTGGGCACCGGCATGCCCCGCCTGATGACCGTCACGCTCGACACGGGCTCTGGCCCTCGCACCTACCAGGGCTTCGTGTCCACATACCTCGAGGAGACGACCCGCGACTTCCAGCGGCTGAACGACGAGGAGTGGGAACACACCCTGGGCGCCCGACAGGACGTTCCCTGGATGCGGGACCTCATCGCTCCGTAA
- a CDS encoding zinc-dependent alcohol dehydrogenase family protein → MRAIELQKAGSIDGWVHVERPEPKPGPGQALVRIRAVSLNYRDLFIATGRYPGSRPPNLIPASDGAGEVVAVGAGVTRVKPGDRVAPTFFQTWTDGPRTPEKVANALGGSVDGVLAEYVTVDAEGLVHLPEHLSFEDGATLPCAAVTAWNALVPAGGLKPGQTVLAQGTGGVSIFALQLARALGARVIITSSQDAKLERAKALGADSTVNYRQHPAWEQPVLQLTGGQGVDHVLEVGGAGTLPHSLAATRPGGHIHLIGMLSGGVAKPDPAVVESKKLSINNIYVGSRAMFEDMNRVITQHRLKPVIDRVFPFEEAREALRHMEAGAHFGKIVIKL, encoded by the coding sequence ATGAGAGCCATTGAACTCCAGAAGGCGGGCAGCATCGACGGCTGGGTCCACGTAGAGCGGCCCGAGCCGAAGCCGGGACCGGGGCAGGCACTGGTGCGCATCCGCGCGGTGTCGCTCAACTACCGCGACTTGTTCATCGCCACGGGGAGGTACCCGGGCAGCCGTCCCCCCAACCTCATCCCCGCGTCCGACGGCGCCGGCGAGGTGGTGGCCGTGGGCGCGGGCGTCACGCGGGTGAAGCCCGGGGACCGCGTGGCCCCCACCTTCTTCCAGACCTGGACGGATGGCCCGAGGACGCCGGAGAAGGTGGCCAACGCGCTCGGTGGCAGCGTGGACGGCGTGCTCGCGGAGTACGTCACCGTGGACGCAGAGGGACTCGTGCACCTGCCCGAGCACCTCTCCTTCGAGGACGGTGCCACGCTGCCGTGCGCGGCAGTGACGGCGTGGAACGCGCTGGTGCCCGCGGGAGGACTGAAGCCGGGCCAGACGGTGCTGGCGCAGGGCACCGGCGGCGTGTCCATCTTCGCGCTCCAACTCGCCCGCGCGCTCGGGGCTCGCGTCATCATCACCTCCAGCCAGGACGCGAAGCTGGAGCGCGCGAAGGCGCTCGGGGCGGACAGCACGGTGAACTACCGGCAGCACCCGGCCTGGGAGCAGCCGGTGCTCCAGCTCACGGGCGGCCAGGGCGTGGACCACGTCCTGGAGGTGGGCGGCGCCGGGACGCTGCCGCACTCGCTCGCGGCCACGCGGCCCGGCGGGCACATCCACCTCATCGGCATGCTCAGCGGCGGCGTCGCGAAGCCGGACCCCGCCGTCGTCGAGTCGAAGAAGCTGAGCATCAACAACATCTACGTGGGCAGCCGCGCCATGTTCGAGGACATGAACCGCGTCATCACCCAGCACCGGCTGAAGCCCGTCATCGACCGCGTCTTCCCCTTCGAGGAGGCACGCGAGGCGCTGCGCCACATGGAGGCGGGCGCGCACTTCGGAAAGATTGTCATCAAGCTCTGA
- a CDS encoding DUF47 domain-containing protein: MLEKLMPKSDEFFDDFDAQCAVTVQGAKMLHELLVDYRNVSERVRALKEVEHRGDEVTHTAFNRLHKQFITPFDRGQIHNLLSRIDDVLDLTNAAAARLHYYEIQTSLPDATELARLLVLSTQKVQEVVAALRLIKKPEQILAGCQEIKQLESQADEALRSGVGRLFKSGVDTLTVIKWKEIYDLIETATDKCQGVANIIEGVVLEHS, encoded by the coding sequence ATGCTCGAGAAGCTGATGCCCAAGTCGGATGAGTTCTTCGACGACTTCGACGCGCAGTGTGCCGTCACCGTGCAGGGCGCGAAGATGCTGCACGAGCTGCTGGTGGACTACCGAAACGTGTCCGAGCGCGTCCGTGCGCTCAAGGAAGTGGAGCACCGCGGTGACGAGGTGACCCACACCGCCTTCAACCGCCTGCACAAGCAGTTCATCACCCCGTTCGACCGCGGGCAGATTCACAACCTGTTGTCGCGCATCGACGACGTGCTGGATTTGACGAACGCCGCAGCGGCGCGGCTGCACTACTACGAAATCCAGACCAGCCTCCCGGACGCCACGGAGCTCGCGCGGCTGCTGGTGCTGAGCACGCAGAAGGTGCAGGAGGTGGTGGCGGCGCTGCGGCTCATCAAGAAGCCGGAGCAGATTCTGGCCGGCTGCCAGGAAATCAAGCAGCTGGAGTCCCAGGCGGACGAGGCCCTGCGCTCGGGCGTGGGCCGGCTCTTCAAGAGTGGCGTGGACACGCTGACGGTCATCAAGTGGAAGGAAATCTACGACCTCATCGAGACCGCCACGGACAAGTGCCAGGGCGTGGCCAACATCATCGAAGGCGTGGTGCTGGAGCACTCCTGA
- the dusA gene encoding tRNA dihydrouridine(20/20a) synthase DusA, giving the protein MMPPRPMPLCVAPMMDWTDRNCRYFHRLLSRHTLLYTEMVTTGAVIHGDRERLLGYEPAEHPVALQLGGSEPAALAESARIGQEWGYDEINLNCGCPSDRVQSGRFGACLMAEPDLVARLVGAMRDAVSIPVTVKSRIAIDEMEEWPTLEEFIRKVSAAGCTRFIVHARKAWLQGLSPKENRDVPPLRYELVYRLKSEFPHLDISINGGIKTLDAAAEHLKHVDGVMMGRAVYESPYLLAEADRRFFGAQEAPPERHAVVEAMLPYVERRMSQGAPLGAITRHMLGLFQGLPGARAWRRHLSENAHKSGAGPEVLMAALAKVRRAPEADVAA; this is encoded by the coding sequence ATGATGCCGCCTCGCCCCATGCCGCTGTGTGTCGCGCCGATGATGGACTGGACGGACCGGAACTGCCGGTACTTCCACCGGCTGCTCAGCCGTCACACGCTCCTCTACACGGAGATGGTGACCACGGGTGCCGTCATCCACGGAGACCGCGAGCGGCTCCTGGGCTACGAGCCCGCGGAGCACCCGGTGGCGCTCCAGTTGGGAGGCTCGGAGCCCGCCGCGCTCGCCGAGTCCGCGCGCATTGGCCAGGAGTGGGGCTACGACGAAATCAACCTCAACTGCGGCTGCCCGAGCGACCGCGTCCAGTCCGGCCGCTTCGGCGCGTGCCTCATGGCGGAGCCGGACCTCGTCGCGCGGCTGGTGGGCGCCATGCGGGACGCGGTGAGCATCCCCGTGACGGTGAAGTCGCGCATCGCCATCGACGAGATGGAGGAGTGGCCGACGCTGGAGGAGTTCATCCGCAAGGTGTCCGCCGCGGGCTGCACGCGCTTCATCGTCCATGCGCGCAAGGCATGGTTGCAGGGGCTGAGCCCGAAGGAGAACCGGGACGTGCCGCCGCTGCGCTACGAGCTCGTGTACCGGCTCAAGTCCGAGTTCCCCCACCTGGACATCAGCATCAACGGCGGCATCAAGACGCTGGACGCCGCCGCTGAGCACCTGAAGCACGTGGACGGGGTGATGATGGGCCGCGCCGTCTATGAGAGTCCGTACCTGCTGGCCGAGGCGGACCGCCGCTTCTTCGGCGCGCAGGAGGCTCCGCCGGAGCGCCACGCCGTGGTGGAGGCGATGCTTCCATACGTCGAGCGGCGGATGAGCCAGGGCGCGCCGCTGGGCGCCATCACCCGGCACATGCTCGGGTTGTTCCAGGGACTGCCCGGTGCTCGCGCGTGGCGGAGGCACCTGAGCGAGAACGCGCACAAGTCGGGCGCGGGGCCGGAGGTGCTGATGGCCGCGCTCGCGAAGGTGCGCCGAGCGCCCGAGGCGGACGTCGCGGCGTAG